CGAGGGCGACAGGCCTTTGGCCTTGGCGGTGCGGATGTAGTCTTCACGCAGCACTTCGAGCATCGACGAACGGGTCATCCGCGCGATCACCGCCAGCGGAATGGTGCCGAGCACGATGGCCGGCAGGATCAGGTGATGCAGGGCGTCGAGGAATGCGCCCATGTCATCGGCCAGCAGCGTGTCGATCAGCATGAAACCGGTGCGCGGCTCGATGTCGTAGAGCAGGTCAATCCGCCCGGAAACCGGGGTCCAGCCCAGGCTCACCGAGAAGAACATGATCAGGATCAGGCCCCACCAGAAGATCGGCATCGAATACCCCGCCAGGGAGATGCCCATCACCCCGTGGTCGAACAGGGATCCTCGCTTGAGCGCCGCGATCACCCCGGCCAGAAGACCGAGGATGCCGGCAAACAGCAGGGCGGCCATGGACAGTTCCAGGGTCGCCGGGAAGAGGGAGGTGAACTCGGTCCATACGCTCTCACGCGTACGCAGGGATTCGCCGAGATCGCCGTGGGCCAGTTTGCCGATGTAGTCCAGGTACTGGGCATACAGCGGTTTGTTCAGACCTAGGCGTTCCATTGCCTGAGCGTGCATTTCGGGGTCGACCCGACGTTCGCCCATCATCACTTCCACGGGGTCGCCCGGAATCATGCGAATCAACGCGAAAGTCAGCAAGGTGATGCCGAAAAACGTGGGGATCAACAACCCCAGTCGGCGGGCAATAAAACTAAACATCTTGTGTGGTACCTCATCAGCCGGTTAGGCGTGCCCGGCGACCCTGGGATCAGGGAGGCCGGGAGTTTCTTATCTACTTCACCTGGGTAGTGGCGAAGTTATTGGTTGTGAGAGGGCTGATGTGATAACCCTCTACGTTGTTGCGCATTGCGGTAAACATCCGGGTGTGGGCCATGCTGATCCACGGTTGGTCCTGATTAAACAGCACCTGGGCCTGTTCGTAGAGTTTGGCGCGTTCGGCCGGATCTACTTTAGCCCGTGCTTCGTCGAGCAGGGTCTGGAATTTCTCGTTGCACCAGCGCGCGTAGTTTTCGCCGTTCTTGGCTGCTTCGCAACTGAGCATAGGCGTCAGGAAGTTATCCGGGTCGCCGTTGTCGCCCGCCCATCCGGCCGACACCATGTCGTGCTCGCCGGCCTTGGCGCGTTTGAGCATTTCGCCC
The Pseudomonas fluorescens genome window above contains:
- a CDS encoding ABC transporter permease subunit, coding for MFSFIARRLGLLIPTFFGITLLTFALIRMIPGDPVEVMMGERRVDPEMHAQAMERLGLNKPLYAQYLDYIGKLAHGDLGESLRTRESVWTEFTSLFPATLELSMAALLFAGILGLLAGVIAALKRGSLFDHGVMGISLAGYSMPIFWWGLILIMFFSVSLGWTPVSGRIDLLYDIEPRTGFMLIDTLLADDMGAFLDALHHLILPAIVLGTIPLAVIARMTRSSMLEVLREDYIRTAKAKGLSPSRVVFVHGLRNALIPVLTVVGLQVGTLLAGAVLTETIFSWPGIGKWLIEAIGARDYPVVQNGILLIACLVILVNFVVDILYGFANPRIRHQR